Proteins from a genomic interval of Streptomyces sp. SID8374:
- a CDS encoding HEAT repeat domain-containing protein: MTVTGQDTEAVRALRALEDDRSSVRLRAALAIGTTPDPDNVDPLVGRCAIEPEFFVRDMLTWALTRHPVRLTLPALLRELHSERAQARSQALHTLSKIGDRQAWPAITRSLLTDADDEVARSAWRAAALLVPEGEEAALATVLVTQLGRGGQETQLSLSRALVALGEAMEPALLAATTAADPRIRVHALATQRLRRDPDAGFTYAIEEAKRVVALGGAGQEGR; this comes from the coding sequence ATGACGGTCACAGGACAGGACACAGAGGCAGTACGGGCGCTCAGGGCGCTGGAGGACGACCGTTCGTCCGTGCGGCTGCGGGCCGCCCTGGCGATCGGGACGACACCCGACCCGGACAACGTGGACCCGCTCGTCGGGCGGTGTGCGATCGAGCCCGAGTTCTTCGTGCGGGACATGCTGACCTGGGCACTCACCCGCCACCCGGTCCGCCTGACACTCCCGGCCCTGCTCCGCGAACTCCACTCGGAGCGTGCGCAGGCACGGAGCCAGGCCCTGCACACGCTGTCCAAGATCGGGGACCGGCAGGCGTGGCCGGCGATCACCCGGTCCCTGCTGACCGACGCCGACGACGAGGTGGCCCGGAGCGCCTGGCGGGCCGCGGCCCTGCTCGTACCGGAGGGCGAGGAGGCCGCACTGGCCACCGTGCTGGTGACGCAGCTCGGGCGCGGTGGGCAGGAGACACAGCTGAGCCTGAGCCGGGCACTGGTCGCGCTGGGGGAGGCGATGGAGCCCGCCCTGCTCGCCGCGACGACGGCCGCCGACCCGCGCATCCGGGTGCACGCGCTCGCCACACAACGGCTCCGGCGCGACCCGGACGCCGGATTCACGTACGCGATCGAGGAGGCGAAGCGCGTCGTGGCCCTCGGCGGCGCCGGCCAGGAGGGACGATAG
- a CDS encoding MerR family transcriptional regulator: MLIGEVARRSGVSARMLRHYESLGLVRPSGRTGSGYREFSEEDIRRIFHIESLRALGLTLREVKRALDDPGFTPSALVDDLIRRTRERIAAETELLTRLRRIHAAEPTGWRDALQVVTLLQALGSQSAGARQRAALSSASSADEVPVPVEALVEGVLAESDPYVAGALRWALARSGEAAPALLAEGIGSPVAEVRERAVRALAEMPGDEATGHLRDALAHPDAVLRGQAALALGARGEAEAVPTLVDMVVEGRNDTDAADALSVLAADTPAADRIATLLLDRLAHDTTEPPARGRLTQALAGIPGTVASRALAELSHDADRAVALTATYLLRLRDAQR, translated from the coding sequence GTGCTGATCGGTGAGGTGGCGCGGCGGTCCGGGGTCAGTGCCCGCATGCTCCGGCACTACGAGTCCCTCGGTCTGGTGCGCCCCTCGGGCCGTACGGGCTCCGGCTACCGGGAGTTCTCCGAGGAGGACATCCGGCGGATCTTCCACATCGAGAGCCTGCGCGCGCTGGGGCTGACGCTGCGCGAGGTCAAACGCGCTCTCGACGACCCGGGCTTCACGCCCTCGGCGCTCGTCGACGACCTCATCCGCCGGACGCGCGAACGCATCGCGGCGGAGACGGAGTTGCTGACGCGGCTGCGCCGGATCCATGCCGCGGAGCCCACCGGCTGGCGGGACGCCCTCCAGGTCGTCACGCTCCTCCAGGCGCTGGGGTCGCAGAGCGCCGGCGCGCGTCAGCGCGCGGCCCTCTCCTCGGCCTCTTCGGCCGACGAGGTTCCCGTGCCGGTGGAGGCCCTGGTCGAGGGAGTCCTCGCCGAGAGCGATCCCTACGTCGCCGGGGCCCTCCGCTGGGCGCTCGCACGGTCGGGCGAAGCCGCCCCGGCCCTGCTGGCGGAGGGGATCGGCTCACCGGTGGCCGAGGTGCGCGAGCGCGCCGTCCGGGCCCTCGCCGAGATGCCCGGCGATGAGGCCACCGGGCATCTGCGGGACGCCCTCGCGCACCCCGACGCCGTGCTCCGCGGGCAGGCGGCGCTGGCGCTGGGTGCACGGGGCGAGGCCGAAGCCGTCCCGACCCTCGTCGACATGGTCGTGGAGGGGAGGAACGACACCGACGCGGCCGACGCGCTGAGCGTGCTCGCGGCCGACACCCCGGCGGCGGACCGGATCGCGACCCTGCTCCTCGACCGCCTCGCCCACGACACCACCGAACCGCCCGCACGCGGCCGGCTGACCCAGGCGCTGGCCGGCATCCCGGGGACGGTGGCCTCACGCGCCCTCGCGGAGCTGTCGCACGACGCGGACCGCGCCGTCGCACTCACCGCCACCTACCTGCTCCGACTCCGCGACGCACAAAGGTGA